One genomic window of Mus caroli chromosome 12, CAROLI_EIJ_v1.1, whole genome shotgun sequence includes the following:
- the LOC110307479 gene encoding small nuclear ribonucleoprotein F-like, which yields MSLPLNPKPFLNGLTEKPVMVKLKWGMEYKGYLVSVDGYMNMQLANTEEYIDGALSGHLGEVLIRYNNVLYIRGVEEEKEDGKMRE from the coding sequence ATGAGTTTACCCCTCAACCCCAAGCCTTTTCTCAATGGACTGACAGAAAAGCCAGTGATGGTGAAACTGAAGTGGGGCATGGAGTACAAGGGCTACCTGGTCTCTGTGGATGGCTACATGAACATGCAGcttgcaaatacagaagaatACATAGATGGGGCGCTGTCTGGACATCTGGGCGAAGTTCTAATAAGGTATAATAATGTCCTCTACATCAGAGGCgttgaagaagagaaggaagatggaaaaatGAGAGAATAG